A portion of the Sphingobacterium spiritivorum genome contains these proteins:
- a CDS encoding SusC/RagA family TonB-linked outer membrane protein, with amino-acid sequence MRLSTVLLFLSFMQICAATYGQKVKLREKNSSVKDVLYKIRQQTGYDFLFDRHLVEELETVNISVKNTGLDETMKRLLANTGLTYTIENKFVLIRKKVTPTLNKNLPDIQQMDVRGRVVDSLGNPLQGATIAVFHQTSSENAQTGDFSMTVKGRMAAAVTDKNGEFVLHNVAENMMLSISYIGYENYVTKPAPNVGTIRLKLAGRLEEVVINTGYQHISKERSAGSFAKPDMGVLANRATSTNVLQRMDGLVPGLVINNSPTDGKQQFLIRGLSTLSTTDNYTNASPLYVVDGIAVADVSSVNPQDVQDISVLKDATASSIWGARASNGVIVITTKKGSNNQKLRITYDAFVNIQGRPDISYFPVLDSRQYIQASRETFDPENLFYNPNINVFIEGTGYTPDRQVQWDAFRGLISAAQRDAKLDSLAGISNLNQVQDIFYRPQILTNHTLSLSGGTDIYSNYTSLAYTGNQDYTPGHRDNTFKINTRNDFKINSHIKAFFIADLTNQRTGSNRTVSPDNRFLPYQLFRDPSGNNIDMSYLGILPGEAMQPIEDLTGRSLRYNPLTNALTGRNTGNLFIARIISGLTVDLYKGLRYEGVFGYIRGINRMSSYDDNTNYSQNIQLLRFAQNTDGTIRYNLPNTGGRYAVSNRLDENWTLRNQLVYAYTSGNQLHQVDALAGYEEQEQKNTNSNSIVYGYDENSQVSALLDYYLLKTTGIAGIIPSFGGNAKLNEEPFRQSEALFRFRSYYSNVGYTFGKRYTVNTSWRQDKSNLFGINKSAQRRPAWSVGGKWTLSNEAFMKNVSFVKELSARMTYGIGGNSPVPGKSANQDIFLPVSNTLVAEGQGYTLFTAGNKNLTWEQTRTLNAGLDFAIFDHRLSGSLDYYKKKSTDLIGPLEVNPLTGITTIVGNVGSMSNTGIEAAIRSVNIRNADFQWNSSLSLSYNRNKVTKVSSLIILNTGINKIMTHYWAGSPAFSAFAFDYAGLNAEGNPLVRLADGSASPGMDDAGTPKSEDVVFMGVFQPAWSGGLSNTLGYKGFSLNINMVYNLGHVMFRDMNRTYSESFSGNGFIASQNFQAGNLHADFANRWQKAQLRYIAALLLSALFAQKGIVLRREAGQSARTAGCIYRLPDDP; translated from the coding sequence ATGCGTCTTAGCACTGTCTTATTATTTCTGTCTTTTATGCAGATCTGTGCAGCAACATATGGGCAAAAGGTAAAATTGCGTGAAAAGAACAGCTCTGTAAAAGATGTCTTGTATAAAATAAGGCAACAGACCGGTTATGATTTTTTGTTTGACAGACATCTTGTCGAAGAGCTGGAAACTGTAAACATATCAGTTAAAAATACCGGTCTGGATGAAACTATGAAGAGGCTTCTGGCAAACACAGGACTGACATATACCATCGAAAATAAATTTGTGCTGATTAGAAAGAAGGTTACTCCGACGCTAAATAAAAATCTGCCAGATATACAGCAAATGGATGTACGTGGGCGGGTAGTAGACTCTCTGGGTAATCCTTTGCAAGGAGCGACTATAGCTGTATTTCATCAAACCTCTTCGGAAAATGCCCAAACAGGAGATTTTTCGATGACGGTTAAAGGACGCATGGCTGCTGCGGTTACAGATAAAAACGGGGAATTTGTGCTTCACAATGTGGCTGAAAATATGATGCTTTCCATTTCTTATATTGGTTATGAAAATTATGTCACCAAACCGGCGCCTAATGTGGGAACTATACGCCTGAAGTTAGCAGGAAGACTGGAGGAAGTGGTGATCAATACCGGCTATCAGCATATTTCGAAGGAACGTAGTGCGGGTTCGTTTGCAAAACCGGATATGGGAGTATTGGCCAACAGAGCTACAAGTACAAATGTGCTTCAGCGTATGGACGGTCTGGTACCGGGACTGGTGATTAATAACTCCCCTACAGATGGTAAACAACAGTTTCTGATCCGGGGATTAAGTACATTATCTACAACAGATAATTATACCAATGCCTCCCCTTTGTACGTCGTGGACGGAATAGCGGTAGCAGATGTGTCTTCTGTCAATCCACAGGATGTACAGGATATATCTGTACTGAAGGACGCTACAGCATCGTCTATCTGGGGAGCCAGGGCATCCAACGGAGTAATTGTGATTACCACCAAAAAAGGATCAAACAACCAGAAACTGCGAATCACATACGATGCTTTTGTCAATATACAGGGTAGACCGGATATCAGCTATTTTCCGGTACTGGACAGCCGGCAATATATACAGGCTTCCAGAGAAACCTTTGACCCGGAAAATCTTTTTTATAATCCAAATATCAACGTTTTCATAGAGGGGACAGGTTATACCCCTGATCGTCAGGTTCAGTGGGACGCTTTCCGCGGACTAATCTCTGCAGCGCAAAGAGATGCGAAGCTAGACAGTCTTGCAGGCATCAGCAACCTGAATCAGGTACAGGATATTTTTTATCGTCCGCAAATACTGACCAATCATACGCTTTCCTTGTCGGGGGGTACAGACATATACAGTAATTATACCTCTCTGGCTTATACCGGCAATCAGGACTATACACCAGGCCACAGGGACAATACATTTAAGATTAATACCCGTAATGATTTTAAAATTAACAGCCATATCAAAGCATTTTTCATTGCGGATCTGACCAACCAACGTACGGGTTCCAACCGGACGGTTTCACCAGATAACCGGTTCCTGCCGTATCAGCTGTTCCGGGATCCTTCAGGTAATAACATAGATATGTCTTATTTAGGCATTCTTCCCGGAGAAGCTATGCAGCCTATTGAAGATTTAACTGGCCGGAGTTTGCGATATAATCCGCTGACTAATGCGCTCACAGGCCGCAACACTGGTAATTTATTTATTGCCCGTATCATCTCTGGTCTTACAGTCGATCTGTACAAAGGACTGCGTTATGAAGGAGTATTTGGCTATATCAGAGGAATAAACCGAATGTCAAGCTACGATGATAATACCAATTATAGCCAGAATATACAGCTGCTACGTTTTGCTCAGAATACGGATGGAACGATCAGATACAACCTCCCCAATACCGGAGGCCGCTACGCTGTATCCAATAGGCTAGATGAAAACTGGACACTACGTAATCAGCTTGTTTATGCTTATACTTCCGGGAATCAGCTTCATCAGGTAGATGCATTGGCGGGTTATGAGGAACAGGAACAAAAGAATACCAATAGCAACAGTATAGTATACGGCTATGATGAAAATTCACAGGTATCAGCATTGTTGGATTACTATCTGTTGAAAACTACAGGAATAGCCGGAATAATACCTTCATTCGGTGGCAATGCCAAATTAAATGAAGAACCTTTCAGACAGTCTGAAGCTCTTTTCCGTTTTCGGTCTTATTACAGCAATGTGGGATACACTTTTGGCAAGCGATATACCGTCAATACCAGCTGGAGACAGGACAAAAGCAATCTTTTCGGGATCAATAAATCAGCACAGCGCAGGCCGGCATGGAGTGTGGGCGGAAAATGGACACTTAGTAATGAGGCATTTATGAAAAATGTCAGCTTTGTCAAGGAGCTGTCAGCCCGGATGACCTATGGCATCGGTGGCAACTCGCCTGTGCCAGGCAAAAGTGCAAATCAGGATATATTTCTGCCCGTATCCAACACGCTTGTCGCTGAGGGACAGGGGTATACATTGTTTACTGCAGGCAATAAAAACCTGACCTGGGAGCAGACCCGTACGCTGAATGCAGGTCTGGATTTCGCTATTTTTGACCACAGGCTGAGTGGTTCGCTGGATTACTATAAAAAAAAATCAACAGATCTGATCGGGCCGCTGGAAGTCAATCCGTTGACAGGTATTACAACTATTGTAGGCAATGTGGGTAGTATGTCCAATACGGGTATAGAAGCCGCTATACGTTCCGTAAATATCCGTAATGCAGATTTTCAGTGGAACAGCTCCCTGAGCCTTTCCTACAATAGAAATAAGGTTACGAAAGTAAGTTCACTAATCATTCTTAATACTGGGATAAATAAAATCATGACCCACTACTGGGCTGGTTCTCCTGCTTTTTCTGCATTCGCATTTGATTATGCCGGTCTGAATGCCGAAGGGAATCCCTTGGTCAGACTTGCAGATGGCAGTGCTTCGCCAGGTATGGACGATGCCGGGACGCCAAAGTCAGAGGATGTCGTGTTTATGGGCGTGTTCCAGCCAGCCTGGAGCGGAGGCTTATCCAATACTTTGGGTTATAAAGGTTTTTCCCTGAATATCAATATGGTGTACAATCTGGGACATGTCATGTTTCGGGATATGAACCGGACATACAGCGAATCTTTTTCAGGAAACGGCTTTATCGCAAGCCAGAATTTTCAGGCAGGAAATCTGCATGCTGATTTTGCAAACCGCTGGCAGAAGGCGCAACTACGATATATTGCTGCTTTACTTTTATCCGCCTTATTTGCGCAGAAAGGAATTGTTCTTAGAAGGGAAGCTGGACAGTCCGCACGAACTGCAGGATGCATATACAGATTACCAGATGATCCTTAA
- a CDS encoding FecR family protein, protein METPQDQDKYKKLASKWLDKTITEEEIRQFNQWYERDPDKVVEIPDFFAEHEEQLETRIFDRINAQINTVRIYPLWKRISIAAAVVLLLSVCLYVYNYSGSQHTDIARIAPQDSILPGKNGATLTLADGKKINLSDVGTGELAMENGTRISQTEDGQLLYDAGSADQHEAGMNTLTTTKGEMYMMILPDKSRVWLNAASSLTFSPTINKHSSREVTLTGEAYFEVAKDKNRPFIVTTKQQKVTVLGTHFNISSYPDEKEVKTTLIEGSVKVNNLSSKASIILKPDQQSVVVGSNIQVQHADVGEILAWKNGDFVFGGESFEKSMHKIERWYDVEFVYKDPDIKNIILDGWVSRKSTLTEVLRKIELAGNVRFKRTGRRILIVK, encoded by the coding sequence ATGGAGACTCCGCAAGATCAGGACAAATATAAAAAACTCGCCTCAAAATGGTTGGATAAGACAATTACGGAAGAAGAAATCCGGCAATTCAACCAGTGGTACGAACGTGACCCGGATAAAGTCGTAGAAATTCCGGATTTTTTCGCGGAGCACGAGGAGCAGCTGGAAACCAGGATATTCGACCGTATAAATGCACAAATAAATACGGTACGTATCTATCCCTTGTGGAAACGTATCAGTATCGCAGCTGCTGTTGTACTGTTGCTGAGTGTCTGTCTGTATGTATACAATTACAGCGGATCTCAACATACAGATATTGCCCGGATTGCCCCACAGGACAGTATACTTCCGGGTAAGAACGGTGCAACACTGACCTTGGCCGATGGAAAGAAAATAAACCTTTCGGATGTAGGGACTGGAGAGCTTGCTATGGAAAATGGTACACGTATATCCCAAACAGAAGACGGTCAGCTTCTGTATGATGCCGGATCTGCAGATCAGCACGAAGCAGGGATGAATACGTTAACTACGACTAAAGGAGAAATGTATATGATGATATTACCGGACAAATCTAGGGTCTGGCTCAATGCAGCCTCATCTCTGACGTTCTCACCAACAATTAATAAGCACAGCTCGCGGGAAGTAACCCTGACAGGTGAAGCCTACTTTGAAGTGGCCAAGGATAAAAATCGACCATTTATCGTGACGACAAAACAGCAGAAGGTAACGGTACTGGGGACACATTTCAATATCAGCAGTTATCCGGATGAAAAAGAGGTTAAAACTACACTGATAGAAGGATCTGTTAAAGTCAATAATCTTTCTTCCAAAGCTTCTATCATACTCAAACCGGATCAACAATCCGTCGTAGTGGGAAGCAATATACAAGTTCAACACGCTGATGTAGGTGAAATACTGGCATGGAAAAACGGAGATTTTGTTTTTGGAGGAGAAAGTTTTGAAAAATCAATGCATAAAATAGAACGGTGGTATGATGTAGAATTTGTGTATAAGGACCCGGATATAAAAAATATAATATTAGATGGATGGGTTTCAAGAAAAAGCACACTTACTGAAGTGTTAAGGAAGATCGAACTTGCCGGAAATGTAAGGTTTAAGAGGACAGGAAGGAGGATTCTGATTGTAAAATAA
- a CDS encoding RNA polymerase sigma-70 factor: MTNYSAYTDSDLINALMRGEHAAFTEIYKRYWKRLFYIAAKKLHDPEEAEEIVQQIFVSMWNRRENLQINTSLNAYLATSVKYRIIKVMDKLYHQQKYADSITSRNLDDSTQEWLAFLDLKEILNKSISELPEKCQLVFRMSREQYMSQKDIAAALNISEKTVEAHLGKAIKTLRQKLNRFLLLLL, encoded by the coding sequence ATGACCAATTATTCTGCATATACTGATTCTGACCTGATCAATGCACTGATGCGGGGTGAGCATGCTGCTTTTACAGAAATCTATAAGAGGTATTGGAAACGACTTTTTTATATTGCCGCAAAGAAACTTCATGATCCGGAAGAGGCAGAAGAAATTGTACAACAGATTTTTGTGTCTATGTGGAACCGAAGAGAGAATCTTCAGATCAACACAAGTCTTAATGCCTATCTGGCAACATCTGTCAAATACCGTATTATTAAGGTAATGGACAAGCTTTACCATCAACAGAAATATGCAGACAGTATCACTTCCCGTAACCTCGATGATTCTACTCAGGAGTGGTTAGCCTTTCTGGATTTGAAGGAAATTCTGAATAAGAGTATCAGTGAATTACCCGAAAAGTGTCAGCTTGTTTTCCGGATGAGCCGTGAACAGTACATGTCTCAAAAGGATATTGCTGCAGCACTGAATATATCAGAAAAGACGGTAGAAGCACATCTTGGTAAAGCGATAAAGACTTTAAGACAAAAACTGAACCGTTTTCTGTTGCTGTTGCTGTAG